A genomic region of Ictidomys tridecemlineatus isolate mIctTri1 chromosome 10, mIctTri1.hap1, whole genome shotgun sequence contains the following coding sequences:
- the Exoc8 gene encoding exocyst complex component 8 yields the protein MSDSGASRLRRQLESGSFEARLYVKQLSQQSDGDRDLQEHRQRVQALAEETAQNLKRNVYQNYRQFIETAREISYLESEMYQLSHLLTEQKSSLESIPLALLPAAAAGTAAAAEDTAGAGARDRRRGPAGFLPGPAVSSREGAGEEGKQRTLTTLLEKVEGCRHLLEAGQYLVYNGDLVEYEADHMAQLQRVHGFLMNDCLLVATWLPQRRGMYRYNALYPLDGLAVVNVKDNPPMKDMFKLLMFPESRIFQAENAKIKREWLEVLEETKRALGEKRRREQEAAAAPRGPPQATPKAGNPFEEDDEEEPALPEVEEEKVDLSMEWIQELPEDLDVCIAQRDFEGAVDLLDKLNHYLEDKPSPPPVKELRAKVDERVRQLTEVLVFELSPDRSLRGGPKATRRAVSQLIRLGQCTKACELFLRNRAAAVHTAIRQLRIEGATLLYIHKLCHVFFTSLLETAKEFETDFAGTDSGCYSAFVVWARSAMGMFVDAFSKQVFDSKESLSTAAECVKVAKEHCQQLGDIGLDLTFIIHALLVRDIQGALHSYKEIIIEATKHRNSEEMWRRMNLMTPEALGKLKEEMRSCGVSNFEQYTGDDCWVNLSYTVVAFTKQTMGFLEEALKLYFPELHMVLLESLVEVILVAVQHVDYSLRCEQDPEKKAFIRQNASFLYETVLPVVEKRFEEGVGKPAKQLQDLRSTSRLIRVNPESTTSVV from the coding sequence ATGTCGGACAGCGGGGCCAGCCGCCTGCGGCGGCAGCTGGAGTCGGGGAGCTTCGAGGCGCGGCTGTACGTGAAGCAGCTATCGCAACAGTCGGACGGCGACCGCGACCTGCAGGAGCACAGGCAGCGGGTCCAGGCGCTGGCGGAGGAGACGGCGCAGAACCTGAAGCGCAACGTCTATCAGAACTACCGGCAGTTCATCGAGACGGCGCGCGAGATCTCCTATCTGGAGAGCGAGATGTATCAGCTCAGCCACCTGCTGACAGAGCAAAAGAGCAGCCTGGAGAGCATCCCTCTCGCGCTGCtgcccgccgccgccgcgggcaccgccgccgccgccgaggACACGGCGGGCGCGGGGGCCCGGGACCGCCGGCGCGGCCCGGCCGGCTTCCTGCCGGGGCCTGCGGTCTCCTCACGCGAGGGCGCGGGCGAGGAGGGCAAGCAGCGCACGCTCACTACGCTGCTGGAGAAGGTGGAGGGCTGCAGGCACCTGCTGGAGGCGGGGCAGTACCTGGTGTACAACGGGGACCTGGTGGAGTACGAGGCGGACCACATGGCACAGCTGCAGCGCGTGCACGGCTTCCTTATGAACGACTGTCTGCTCGTGGCCACCTGGCTTCCGCAGCGGCGCGGCATGTACCGCTACAACGCGCTGTATCCGCTGGACGGTCTGGCTGTGGTCAACGTCAAGGACAACCCGCCCATGAAGGACATGTTCAAGCTACTTATGTTCCCCGAGAGCCGCATATTTCAGGCGGAAAACGCCAAGATCAAGCGCGAATGGCTGGAAGTGTTGGAGGAGACCAAAAGGGCCCTAGGTGAGAAGAGACGGCGGGAACAGGAGGCCGCCGCTGCCCCTCGAGGGCCACCGCAGGCAACCCCCAAGGCTGGCAACCCGTTCGAGGAGGACGATGAGGAAGAACCAGCGCTTcctgaggtggaggaggagaaggtggacCTCTCAATGGAGTGGATCCAGGAGTTGCCCGAAGACCTGGATGTCTGTATTGCCCAGAGGGACTTCGAGGGCGCAGTGGACCTGCTGGACAAATTGAACCACTATCTGGAAGATAAGCCCAGCCCACCTCCTGTGAAAGAACTCAGGGCCAAGGTGGATGAACGGGTTCGACAGTTAACTGAGGTGCTGGTATTTGAGCTTTCCCCAGATCGGTCACTGAGAGGTGGTCCCAAGGCCACTCGCAGGGCAGTTTCTCAGCTGATCCGCCTTGGCCAGTGCACCAAAGCCTGTGAGCTGTTTCTGAGGAACAGGGCAGCAGCGGTGCACACTGCCATACGCCAGCTTCGCATTGAAGGAGCCACTCTGCTCTACATTCACAAGCTGTGCCATGTCTTCTTTACCAGCCTTCTTGAGACAGCGAAGGAGTTCGAGACAGACTTTGCAGGCACTGATAGTGGCTGCTACTCTGCCTTTGTGGTCTGGGCAAGGTCAGCCATGGGCATGTTCGTGGATGCTTTCAGCAAGCAGGTGTTTGACAGCAAGGAGAGCCTCTCGACAGCTGCAGAGTGTGTGAAGGTGGCCAAGGAGCACTGCCAGCAGCTCGGGGACATCGGACTGGACCTCACCTTCATCATCCATGCCCTGCTGGTGAGAGACATCCAGGGGGCCTTACACAGCTACAAGGAGATCATCATCGAAGCCACCAAGCACCGAAACTCTGAGGAGATGTGGAGGAGGATGAACCTGATGACCCCTGAGGCTCTGGGGAAGCTCAAGGAGGAGATGAGAAGCTGTGGGGTCAGTAATTTTGAGCAGTACACCGGCGACGACTGCTGGGTGAACCTGAGCTACACAGTGGTGGCCTTCACCAAGCAGACCATGGGGTTCCTAGAGGAGGCGCTGAAGCTGTACTTCCCAGAACTGCACATGGTCCTCCTGGAGAGCCTGGTGGAAGTCATCCTGGTTGCCGTGCAGCATGTGGATTACAGTTTGAGGTGTGAGCAGGATCCAGAGAAGAAGGCATTTATCAGACAGAATGCGTCCTTTCTGTATGAAACAGTCCTCCCTGTGGTGGAGAAGAGATTTGAAGAAGGTGTGGGGAAACCTGCTAAGCAGCTCCAAGACCTGAGGAGCACATCCAGACTCATCCGGGTGAATCCCGAGAGCACAACTTCAGTGGTCTGA
- the Sprtn gene encoding DNA-dependent metalloprotease SPRTN isoform X2 produces MDEDLVVALRLQEEWDARAAQREAAREPLSLVDASWELVDPTPDLQALFVQFNDRFFWGRLEAVEVKWSVRMTLCAGICSYEGRGGMCSIRLSEPLLKLRPRKDLVETLLHEMIHAYLFVTNNDKDREGHGPEFCKHMHRINSLTGANITVYHTFHDEVDEYRRHWWRCNGPCQHRQPYFGYVRRATNRAPSAHDFWWAEHQKTCGGTYIKIKEPENYSKKGKGKAKPGKPPVPAVENAELWLPKIILFP; encoded by the exons ATGGACGAGGACCTGGTGGTGGCGCTGCGGCTGCAGGAGGAGTGGGACGCGCGGGCCGCGCAGCGCGAAGCGGCCCGGGAGCCGCTGTCGCTGGTGGACGCGTCCTGGGAGCTGGTGGACCCCACCCCGGACCTGCAGGCCCTATTCGTGCAGTTCAACGACCGCTTCTTCTGGGGCCGGCTGGAGGCCGTGGAGGTCAAGTGGAGCGTGCGCATGACACT ATGTGCTGGGATTTGCAGCTATGAAGGGAGGGGTGGAATGTGCTCCATCCGTCTCAGTGAACCCCTTCTAAAGCTGAGACCAAGAAAGGATCTTGTAGAG ACTCTCTTGCACGAGATGATACATGCCTATTTGTTTGTCACAAATAATGATAAAGACCGGGAAGGACATGGTCCAGAGTTTTGCAAACATATGCATCGTATCAACAGCCTGACTGGAGCCAATATAACG GTGTACCACACCTTCCACGATGAGGTGGATGAGTATCGGCGACACTGGTGGCGTTGCAACGGGCCCTGTCAGCATAGACAGCCATATTTTGGCTACGTCAGACGCGCAACCAACAGGGCACCCTCTGCTCATGACTTCTGGTGGGCCGAGCACCAGAAAACCTGTGGAGGCACCTACATCAAAATCAAGGAGCCAGAGAACTACTCAAAAAAAGGCAAAGGCAAGGCAAAGCCAGGAAAGCCGCCAGTGCCAGCTGTGGAGAATGCAG AGCTCTGGCTTCCAAAGATTATTCTTTTCCCATGA
- the Sprtn gene encoding DNA-dependent metalloprotease SPRTN isoform X1 encodes MDEDLVVALRLQEEWDARAAQREAAREPLSLVDASWELVDPTPDLQALFVQFNDRFFWGRLEAVEVKWSVRMTLCAGICSYEGRGGMCSIRLSEPLLKLRPRKDLVETLLHEMIHAYLFVTNNDKDREGHGPEFCKHMHRINSLTGANITVYHTFHDEVDEYRRHWWRCNGPCQHRQPYFGYVRRATNRAPSAHDFWWAEHQKTCGGTYIKIKEPENYSKKGKGKAKPGKPPVPAVENADKPSRGEAQPLVPFSGKGYVLGKRSSSPVPEKAITLHSINETKDVFNQGHSANTLRSDSSIEVKFEQNGLSKKSSHLVFPVVSTSTSHQSILSSYFPRVSVANQKAFRSGSPTASGTFGDITKHSVSSGSQRRVPASKMPLRNSSRAKTSASAAVARGGVGSQERSPSKRPRLEDKTILDNFFIKKEQIQKGGSDVKSSSHPATASQSSSSCCGQSQLVSCPVCQDEVLESQINEHLDWCLEGDGIGVRS; translated from the exons ATGGACGAGGACCTGGTGGTGGCGCTGCGGCTGCAGGAGGAGTGGGACGCGCGGGCCGCGCAGCGCGAAGCGGCCCGGGAGCCGCTGTCGCTGGTGGACGCGTCCTGGGAGCTGGTGGACCCCACCCCGGACCTGCAGGCCCTATTCGTGCAGTTCAACGACCGCTTCTTCTGGGGCCGGCTGGAGGCCGTGGAGGTCAAGTGGAGCGTGCGCATGACACT ATGTGCTGGGATTTGCAGCTATGAAGGGAGGGGTGGAATGTGCTCCATCCGTCTCAGTGAACCCCTTCTAAAGCTGAGACCAAGAAAGGATCTTGTAGAG ACTCTCTTGCACGAGATGATACATGCCTATTTGTTTGTCACAAATAATGATAAAGACCGGGAAGGACATGGTCCAGAGTTTTGCAAACATATGCATCGTATCAACAGCCTGACTGGAGCCAATATAACG GTGTACCACACCTTCCACGATGAGGTGGATGAGTATCGGCGACACTGGTGGCGTTGCAACGGGCCCTGTCAGCATAGACAGCCATATTTTGGCTACGTCAGACGCGCAACCAACAGGGCACCCTCTGCTCATGACTTCTGGTGGGCCGAGCACCAGAAAACCTGTGGAGGCACCTACATCAAAATCAAGGAGCCAGAGAACTACTCAAAAAAAGGCAAAGGCAAGGCAAAGCCAGGAAAGCCGCCAGTGCCAGCTGTGGAGAATGCAG ATAAGCCCAGTAGAGGTGAGGCACAGCCGTTGGTCCCTTTCAGTGGGAAAGGCTATGTTCTTGGAAAGAGAAGCAGTTCACCTGTGCCTGAGAAAGCCATTACCTTGCATTCCATCAATGAGACCAAAGATGTTTTTAATCAAGGCCATTCAGCAAACACCCTAAGGTCTGATTCCAGCATTGAAGTGAAATTTGAACAGAATGGTTTAAGTAAAAAATCATCTCATCTGGTCTTCCCTGTTGTCAGTACCAGTACCAGTCACCAAAGCATCCTGAGCAGCTACTTTCCCAGGGTCTCAGTTGCCAACCAGAAGGCTTTCAGAAGTGGATCTCCAACAGCAAGTGGGACCTTTGGCGACATCACTAAACACTCTGTCTCTTCTGGCTCTCAGAGAAGGGTTCCAGCTTCTAAGATGCCCCTGAGAAATTCCTCTAGAGCGAAGACATCAGCATCTGCAGCTGTAGCCCGAGGTGGGGTTGGGTCCCAAGAGAGATCCCCAAGCAAACGGCCCAGGCTGGAAGACAAGACTATTCTTGACAACTTTTTTATCAAGAAAGAGCAAATACAGAAAGGTGGCAGTGATGTGAAGAGTAGTTCACACCCTGCGACTGCAAGTCAGAGTTCCAGCAGCTGCTGTGGTCAGAGCCAGCTGGTCAGCTGTCCAGTTTGTCAGGATGAAGTTCTGGAGTCGCAGATTAATGAGCACTTGGACTGGTGCCTTGAAGGTGATGGCATCGGAGTCAGAAGCTGA
- the Sprtn gene encoding DNA-dependent metalloprotease SPRTN isoform X3: protein MDEDLVVALRLQEEWDARAAQREAAREPLSLVDASWELVDPTPDLQALFVQFNDRFFWGRLEAVEVKWSVRMTLCAGICSYEGRGGMCSIRLSEPLLKLRPRKDLVETLLHEMIHAYLFVTNNDKDREGHGPEFCKHMHRINSLTGANITVYHTFHDEVDEYRRHWWRCNGPCQHRQPYFGYVRRATNRAPSAHDFWWAEHQKTCGGTYIKIKEPENYSKKGKGKAKPGKPPVPAVENAEVRHSRWSLSVGKAMFLEREAVHLCLRKPLPCIPSMRPKMFLIKAIQQTP, encoded by the exons ATGGACGAGGACCTGGTGGTGGCGCTGCGGCTGCAGGAGGAGTGGGACGCGCGGGCCGCGCAGCGCGAAGCGGCCCGGGAGCCGCTGTCGCTGGTGGACGCGTCCTGGGAGCTGGTGGACCCCACCCCGGACCTGCAGGCCCTATTCGTGCAGTTCAACGACCGCTTCTTCTGGGGCCGGCTGGAGGCCGTGGAGGTCAAGTGGAGCGTGCGCATGACACT ATGTGCTGGGATTTGCAGCTATGAAGGGAGGGGTGGAATGTGCTCCATCCGTCTCAGTGAACCCCTTCTAAAGCTGAGACCAAGAAAGGATCTTGTAGAG ACTCTCTTGCACGAGATGATACATGCCTATTTGTTTGTCACAAATAATGATAAAGACCGGGAAGGACATGGTCCAGAGTTTTGCAAACATATGCATCGTATCAACAGCCTGACTGGAGCCAATATAACG GTGTACCACACCTTCCACGATGAGGTGGATGAGTATCGGCGACACTGGTGGCGTTGCAACGGGCCCTGTCAGCATAGACAGCCATATTTTGGCTACGTCAGACGCGCAACCAACAGGGCACCCTCTGCTCATGACTTCTGGTGGGCCGAGCACCAGAAAACCTGTGGAGGCACCTACATCAAAATCAAGGAGCCAGAGAACTACTCAAAAAAAGGCAAAGGCAAGGCAAAGCCAGGAAAGCCGCCAGTGCCAGCTGTGGAGAATGCAG AGGTGAGGCACAGCCGTTGGTCCCTTTCAGTGGGAAAGGCTATGTTCTTGGAAAGAGAAGCAGTTCACCTGTGCCTGAGAAAGCCATTACCTTGCATTCCATCAATGAGACCAAAGATGTTTTTAATCAAGGCCATTCAGCAAACACCCTAA